In one window of Chitinophagales bacterium DNA:
- a CDS encoding pyridoxine 5'-phosphate synthase: MTKLSVNINKIATLRNSRGGHNPDVVKSAIDAQQFGADGITVHPRPDERHIRYADVRGIKPIITTEFNIEGNCREQKFIDLVLETKPHQVTLVPDALNQLTSDHGWDTITHRDYLRETIAIFKQAGIRVSIFVDPVVEMVKGAAETGTDRIELYTESYAKQFAAGEKEKAIAPYVAAAEAARELGLGLNAGHDLDLQNLRFFRQHIPWLDEVSIGHALICDALYLGFENTIQLYKRQLQ, encoded by the coding sequence ATGACAAAGCTAAGTGTTAACATCAATAAAATTGCGACACTCCGTAACAGCCGTGGCGGTCATAATCCTGATGTAGTGAAATCTGCCATTGATGCCCAGCAATTTGGCGCAGATGGTATTACCGTACACCCCCGCCCTGATGAGCGCCATATCCGCTATGCAGATGTTCGCGGCATCAAACCAATTATTACTACTGAATTCAATATTGAGGGCAATTGCCGTGAACAAAAGTTTATTGATCTGGTGCTGGAAACCAAACCCCATCAGGTAACGCTGGTACCCGACGCACTCAACCAACTCACCAGCGATCATGGCTGGGATACCATTACCCACCGCGACTATCTCCGTGAAACCATTGCAATTTTTAAGCAAGCTGGTATTCGCGTCAGCATTTTTGTGGACCCGGTAGTTGAGATGGTGAAAGGTGCTGCAGAAACAGGCACAGATCGCATTGAACTCTATACAGAAAGCTATGCCAAGCAATTTGCCGCAGGCGAAAAAGAAAAAGCCATCGCACCTTATGTGGCTGCCGCAGAGGCTGCGCGTGAATTGGGCCTAGGCTTAAATGCCGGTCATGATCTGGATTTGCAGAACCTCCGCTTTTTCCGTCAACACATTCCTTGGCTGGATGAAGTGAGCATCGGTCATGCACTCATTTGTGATGCACTCTATCTTGGCTTTGAAAACACCATTCAACTGTATAAAAGACAATTGCAGTGA
- a CDS encoding UbiD family decarboxylase: MHYASLEECVIDLEKNGHLVRIKEQVDPHLEMAAIHLRVYEAGGPALLFENVKGSRFRAASNLFGTLDRSRFMFRKTFDLVQQLIRLKGDPMQALKHPFNNLRVGLAATKALPLKNPMSKPVMHEAIRISDLPLIQHWPMDGGAFVTLPQVYTEDIDAPGIMKANLGMYRIQLTGNEYVTDKEIGLHYQLHRGIGIHQTKANKRGLPLKVSCFVGGPPSHTLSAVMPLPEGISEMTFAGVLGGRRFRYTYDNGFCISTDADFVITGEVYPGENKPEGPFGDHLGYYSLTHPFPLMRVHKVYARKNAIWPFTVVGRPPQEDTSFGALIHELTGDAIPQEIPGVKEVHAVDAAGVHPLLLAIGSERYTPYMPTKQPAELLTIANHILGTGQLSLAKFLFITADDTQQLHTHDIRAYMQFVLERINWQRDVHFYTNTTIDTLDYSGTGLNSGSKVVFAAYGEPQRQLCTEVPGVLQELKGFGKATLAMPGVVALGTPPFTLQAKAAAEAAMLDQQLAHQAEALKGVAMIVLVDDPDFVAAKLNNYLWVTYTRCNPSHDIYGINPFTAHKHWGCDGPLVIDARIKPHHAPPVEKDPAVEKRIDTIFAKGGSLHGVLK; encoded by the coding sequence ATGCATTACGCCTCACTGGAAGAATGTGTTATTGATCTGGAGAAAAACGGTCACCTCGTTCGCATCAAAGAGCAAGTAGATCCCCATTTGGAAATGGCTGCTATTCACCTGCGGGTGTATGAAGCTGGTGGCCCGGCATTGTTGTTTGAAAACGTCAAGGGTAGCAGATTCCGAGCAGCATCCAATCTGTTTGGTACACTGGATCGCAGCAGGTTCATGTTCCGCAAGACCTTTGATTTGGTGCAGCAACTCATTCGCCTGAAAGGCGATCCCATGCAAGCCCTCAAACATCCTTTCAACAATCTGCGCGTGGGTTTGGCGGCTACAAAAGCTTTGCCCTTGAAGAATCCGATGAGCAAGCCGGTGATGCATGAAGCCATCCGCATCAGCGATTTGCCTTTGATTCAACACTGGCCTATGGATGGTGGTGCTTTTGTGACTTTACCACAAGTCTATACGGAAGATATTGATGCACCCGGTATCATGAAAGCCAATCTGGGTATGTATCGTATCCAGTTAACGGGTAATGAATATGTAACGGACAAAGAGATTGGTTTGCATTATCAATTGCATAGAGGTATTGGTATCCACCAGACCAAGGCCAATAAACGCGGACTCCCTTTGAAAGTGAGTTGTTTTGTGGGCGGACCGCCATCGCACACACTATCTGCAGTAATGCCCTTGCCTGAGGGCATTAGCGAAATGACTTTCGCGGGTGTATTGGGTGGTAGAAGATTCCGATATACCTACGACAACGGTTTTTGTATCAGCACGGATGCAGATTTTGTGATTACGGGAGAAGTGTACCCCGGTGAGAATAAACCTGAAGGTCCGTTTGGTGATCACCTCGGTTATTATAGTTTAACGCATCCCTTCCCATTGATGCGTGTACATAAAGTGTATGCACGTAAGAATGCCATTTGGCCATTTACAGTAGTGGGCAGACCGCCACAAGAGGATACCAGCTTTGGTGCCTTGATTCATGAATTAACAGGCGATGCTATTCCACAAGAAATACCGGGTGTAAAAGAAGTACATGCAGTAGATGCCGCCGGTGTGCATCCTTTGTTATTAGCAATAGGTAGTGAACGCTACACACCGTATATGCCTACCAAGCAGCCGGCAGAACTGCTCACGATTGCTAACCATATTTTGGGAACAGGACAGTTAAGTCTGGCGAAATTCTTATTCATCACGGCAGATGATACGCAGCAGTTGCATACGCATGATATCCGAGCGTACATGCAGTTTGTATTGGAGCGTATCAACTGGCAGCGTGATGTACACTTTTATACCAATACCACGATTGATACCTTGGATTATTCCGGTACAGGTTTGAATAGTGGTAGTAAAGTGGTCTTTGCTGCTTATGGTGAACCACAAAGACAATTGTGTACAGAAGTGCCGGGCGTGCTGCAGGAACTGAAAGGATTTGGTAAAGCAACACTGGCTATGCCGGGTGTTGTTGCATTGGGTACACCGCCCTTCACTTTACAAGCAAAGGCTGCAGCAGAAGCGGCTATGTTGGATCAGCAATTAGCACATCAGGCTGAAGCACTCAAAGGTGTGGCAATGATTGTCTTGGTTGATGATCCTGATTTTGTAGCGGCTAAGCTGAATAACTATTTGTGGGTTACTTATACCAGATGCAATCCATCGCATGATATCTATGGCATTAATCCGTTTACAGCACACAAGCATTGGGGTTGTGATGGTCCATTGGTGATTGATGCGCGTATCAAACCACATCATGCGCCTCCGGTAGAAAAAGATCCTGCTGTAGAAAAGCGTATTGATACAATATTTGCGAAAGGTGGCAGCTTACATGGGGTACTGAAATAA
- a CDS encoding DUF2911 domain-containing protein, translating into MQKFMTVLLTGVLAFSSLTMCAQTDKSKRPSPPAQATATLASGATITIDYSQPAVKGRTVGKDLEPKQGEVWRTGANEATWIEFSKDVTVEGKAVKAGKYGLFSIWNGNNWTVILNKKWNQWGAYEYKPAEDVLRVDVPVKKGTFSERLTFKANNNGTITLNWADLQFDLNVK; encoded by the coding sequence ATGCAAAAGTTCATGACCGTATTACTGACAGGTGTATTGGCTTTCAGCAGCCTCACCATGTGTGCCCAAACCGATAAATCCAAGCGTCCTAGTCCGCCAGCTCAGGCAACAGCCACTTTAGCCAGCGGCGCAACCATCACAATTGATTATAGTCAGCCAGCCGTGAAAGGCCGTACTGTAGGCAAAGACCTGGAACCCAAGCAAGGCGAAGTATGGCGTACAGGAGCGAATGAAGCTACCTGGATTGAATTCAGCAAGGATGTAACTGTAGAAGGCAAAGCGGTAAAAGCTGGTAAATATGGTTTATTCAGTATCTGGAATGGTAATAACTGGACAGTTATCCTGAATAAAAAATGGAATCAGTGGGGTGCTTATGAGTACAAGCCTGCAGAGGATGTATTACGCGTAGATGTACCCGTGAAGAAAGGCACATTTAGCGAAAGACTCACTTTCAAGGCCAATAATAACGGCACCATCACCCTCAACTGGGCTGATTTGCAATTTGACCTGAACGTAAAATAA
- a CDS encoding DUF2452 domain-containing protein: protein MVQAYNFLASWQLFPEKCNFEKGIAPKSGNYRIESVENGHALSVSMNWVSIENEAFYTQYTVKPDGALHPFENQDMADTIQSEILNASTLLMRFIKEEKAILEVRHEIMPNGYLKVSHQGVKEDGSNFLNTEIYHKQLSVLPYASSVGSVAIRPTKEGMIKHKALTAMEEQTNMQLDQIRQQIELLAKQAQEIRKRKELSLMIYEATLRFKPQIGHTYHLYEKHDGTHMLSLVAPNEWGGAGPFKQFIATVQLLADHTWKEILN, encoded by the coding sequence ATGGTACAGGCATATAACTTTTTAGCCAGCTGGCAATTATTTCCCGAGAAATGCAATTTTGAGAAAGGCATTGCACCCAAGAGTGGTAATTACCGCATTGAGAGTGTAGAGAACGGACATGCACTAAGCGTGAGCATGAACTGGGTGAGCATCGAAAATGAAGCTTTCTATACACAATACACAGTGAAGCCCGATGGTGCTTTGCATCCTTTCGAGAATCAGGATATGGCTGATACCATTCAATCAGAAATTTTGAATGCCTCAACCCTGTTGATGCGTTTCATCAAAGAAGAAAAAGCCATTCTGGAAGTAAGACATGAAATCATGCCTAATGGTTATCTGAAAGTGAGTCATCAAGGTGTAAAAGAAGATGGCAGTAATTTTCTGAATACTGAAATCTACCATAAGCAGCTGAGTGTGCTACCCTATGCCTCCTCAGTAGGCAGTGTGGCCATACGCCCAACCAAAGAGGGCATGATCAAGCACAAAGCCCTAACAGCAATGGAAGAGCAAACCAATATGCAGCTCGACCAGATTCGTCAGCAAATTGAGTTACTCGCCAAGCAAGCACAAGAAATCCGTAAGCGTAAGGAATTGAGCCTCATGATTTATGAAGCCACACTACGCTTCAAGCCACAAATCGGTCATACCTATCATTTGTACGAAAAGCATGATGGCACACACATGCTTTCGTTGGTGGCACCAAATGAATGGGGCGGCGCTGGTCCTTTCAAACAGTTTATTGCAACGGTGCAATTGCTAGCCGATCATACCTGGAAAGAAATCCTGAACTAA
- a CDS encoding YhcH/YjgK/YiaL family protein, which translates to MVVDHLAQVDMYKALHPGIAKALDYLRNTDFTKMALGRYEIDGDKLIAIVNEYATVDAATEQMEAHRKYIDVQYIVSGTEQMGIAAFRTQTISKEYDAEKDYLLVADAPDYFIRVNPGMFTIFFPTDLHMPNLIDKESTTVRKVVMKVAV; encoded by the coding sequence ATGGTAGTAGATCATCTTGCACAGGTCGATATGTACAAAGCTTTACATCCCGGCATAGCGAAAGCATTGGATTATTTACGGAATACAGATTTTACAAAAATGGCATTGGGTAGATATGAGATTGATGGAGATAAGCTTATTGCCATTGTGAATGAATATGCAACTGTTGATGCTGCTACAGAACAAATGGAAGCACATAGAAAATACATTGATGTGCAATACATCGTATCAGGTACTGAGCAAATGGGGATTGCCGCATTTCGCACACAAACCATCAGCAAAGAATACGATGCAGAAAAGGATTATTTACTCGTAGCTGATGCACCTGATTATTTCATTCGCGTTAATCCAGGCATGTTCACCATTTTCTTTCCTACTGATTTGCACATGCCTAACTTAATCGACAAAGAATCGACTACTGTAAGGAAGGTTGTGATGAAGGTTGCAGTTTGA
- a CDS encoding DUF1761 domain-containing protein: protein MLEELLGNLNWLHLLVAAIAYFAIGAIWYSPVLFSNAWAKAVGLKMDDPELKKTFPIAMIGSFLMMFITVVALGIIQQKIPAVGVSGALKVGLFFGLCFSSMAVGISYIYQRKPLVLYLIDCGYHVIGCIVSSIIIVLWP, encoded by the coding sequence ATGCTGGAAGAATTACTCGGTAACCTCAATTGGTTACACCTGCTGGTTGCAGCCATTGCCTATTTTGCCATAGGCGCTATTTGGTACAGTCCGGTCTTGTTTTCTAATGCATGGGCAAAAGCCGTTGGTCTCAAAATGGATGATCCGGAGCTGAAAAAAACCTTTCCCATTGCCATGATTGGCAGTTTCTTGATGATGTTTATTACTGTTGTTGCACTCGGTATTATTCAACAGAAAATACCGGCTGTTGGTGTTAGTGGTGCATTAAAAGTAGGGCTCTTCTTCGGGCTTTGCTTTAGCTCTATGGCAGTAGGCATTTCTTACATCTATCAGCGCAAACCATTGGTACTCTATTTAATCGATTGCGGATATCACGTGATAGGCTGCATTGTCTCGAGTATCATCATCGTATTATGGCCTTAG